A window of Solea senegalensis isolate Sse05_10M unplaced genomic scaffold, IFAPA_SoseM_1 scf7180000014913, whole genome shotgun sequence contains these coding sequences:
- the dyrk4 gene encoding dual specificity tyrosine-phosphorylation-regulated kinase 4 isoform X1: MWEDGTSPACCGFNLLLLQNCCWGRNRRVQPETSRPEAFPHPHRLPAEGNRIGTNRPCSQKFSSGVGTLPQLEPPVVQVVVSNAKNQHQQSDNILPQIANKGGQNNFQSNSDERPKPTQPFTTRFGTPMDKVPFSRNSKIVGNKVEKEKAYEGQRLPMTPTEALKNFQDRLTGFEQEEIMDYSEIWFMGLGCQKIEGCQGTPQNSGYDDEHGSYIRVLHDHIGYRFEVLEVIGKGSFGQVLKCLDHKNNELVAIKMIRNKKRFHHQALVELKILDVIKRKDKDNLHNVIHMKEYFYFRNHLCISFELLGVNLYELIKKNNFQGFSLALIRRFAHALLRCLQMLHREKIIHCDLKPENILLSQRGPGNIKVVDFGSSCYEQQRVYTYIQSRFYRSPEVILGHNYNMAIDMWSLGCILAELYTGYPLFPGESEVEQIACIMEVLGMPPNDFVQSASRRKLFFDSKGNPRNITNSKGKKRRPNSKELSDALKTNDVLFLDFIKRCLTWDPTKRMTPDEALQHAWILEGNFNKVRPRTRPTVKKASDSSSSSERQTNGKPENVSSGSNTADKLKRDSSETGATERLRPIGASAEEEVCENTSQQGGGERPVHIIIKPQEEVGTERKDSQEPSQCLPPIM, from the exons ATGTGGGAAGACGGGACCTCACCCGCCTGCTGTGGTtttaacctcctcctcctccagaacTGCTGCTGGGGCAGGAACAGGAGGGTCCAACCTGAG ACGTCACGACCGGAGGCTTTCCCTCACCCGCACAGACTCCCAGCAGAGGGAAACAGGATTGGAACAAACCGACCCTGCTCACAG AAGTTCAGCTCTGGTGTCGGGACTTTGCCTCAGCTGGAGCCACCGGTGGTCCAGGTCGTGGTCAGCAATGCCAAAAACCAGCACCAGCAGTCGGACAACATCCTGCCCCAAATTGCCAACAAAGGGGGTCAAAACAACTTTCAGTCAAACTCG GATGAGAGGCCGAAGCCCACCCAGCCATTCACCACGCGATTTGGCACACCAATGGACAAAGTGCCATTCTCTCGCAATAGCAAGATCGTCGGCAACAAAGTCGAGAAGGAGAAGGCATATGAGGGTCAGAGGTTACCCATGACACCCACAG AAGCACTGAAGAACTTCCAGGACCGGCTGACAGGGTTTGAGCAGGAGGAAATCATGGACTACTCAGAGATCTGGTTCATGGGTCTGGGCTGTCAGAAAATCGAAGGTTGCCAAGGAACTCCACAAAACTCTGGATATGACGACGAGCACGGAAGCTACATCAGG GTGCTGCACGACCACATAGGCTACAGGTTCGAGGTGCTTGAAGTGATTGGGAAAGGCTCCTTTGGGCAGGTCCTAAAATGTCTGGAccacaaaaacaatgaactCGTCGCCATCAAGATGATACGCAACAAGAAGAG GTTTCATCATCAGGCCCTTGTTGAGCTGAAGATCCTGGATGTAATAAAGCGGAAAGACAAGGACAACCTTCACAACGTCATCCACATGAAGGAGTACTTTTACTTCCGAAACCACCTCTGCATCTCCTTTGAGCTCCTGGG gGTCAACTTGTATGAgctcatcaaaaaaaacaacttccagGGCTTCAGCCTCGCACTCATTCGTCGCTTTGCCCACGCTCTCCTCAGGTGCCTGCAGATGCTGCACAGGGAGAAGATCATCCACTGTGACCTCAAACCG GAGAACATCCTTCTGTCTCAGAGAGGACCGGGGAACATCAAGGTAGTGGACTTTGGGTCGAGCTGTTATGAACAACAAAGAG TGTACACCTACATCCAGAGCCGCTTCTACCGCTCCCCAGAGGTCATCCTGGGTCACAACTACAACATGGCCATCGACATGTGGAGTCTGGGCTGCATCCTCGCTGAGCTCTACACGGGCTACCCGCTCTTTCCGGGAGAGAGTGAAGTGGAACAGATCGCTTGTATAATGGAg GTTCTTGGAATGCCTCCGAATGACTTTGTTCAGTCAGCATCGAGGAGGAAGTTGTTCTTTG ACTCCAAAGGAAACCCTAGGAACATCACAAACAGCAAGGGGAAGAAGAGAAGGCCAAACTCCAAGGAGCTGTCGGACGCTTTGAAAACGAATGATGTTTTATTCTTAGATTTCATCAAACGGTGCCTCAC TTGGGACCCGACCAAGCGTATGACTCCCGACGAGGCGCTACAGCACGCCTGGATCCTGGAGGGGAATTTCAACAAAGTCCGGCCAAGAACCAGGCCGACAGTGAAGAAGGCCTCTGACAGTTCCAGCAGCTCAGAAAGACAAACTAATGGCAAGCCTG AGAACGTCAGCTCAGGGAGCAACACTGCAGACAAGCTGAAGAGAGACAGCTCGGAGACAGGAGCGACCGAACGTCTGCGGCCCATTGGCGcttcagcagaggaggaggtgtgtgaaAACACCTCACAGCAAGGAGGCGGTGAGCGGCCTGTTCATATCATCATCAAACCTCAGGAGGAAGTGggcacagagagaaaagacagcCAGGAACCGTCTCAGTGTTTGCCACCTATCATGTAA
- the dyrk4 gene encoding dual specificity tyrosine-phosphorylation-regulated kinase 4 isoform X2, which translates to MLPEINNKTSRPEAFPHPHRLPAEGNRIGTNRPCSQKFSSGVGTLPQLEPPVVQVVVSNAKNQHQQSDNILPQIANKGGQNNFQSNSDERPKPTQPFTTRFGTPMDKVPFSRNSKIVGNKVEKEKAYEGQRLPMTPTEALKNFQDRLTGFEQEEIMDYSEIWFMGLGCQKIEGCQGTPQNSGYDDEHGSYIRVLHDHIGYRFEVLEVIGKGSFGQVLKCLDHKNNELVAIKMIRNKKRFHHQALVELKILDVIKRKDKDNLHNVIHMKEYFYFRNHLCISFELLGVNLYELIKKNNFQGFSLALIRRFAHALLRCLQMLHREKIIHCDLKPENILLSQRGPGNIKVVDFGSSCYEQQRVYTYIQSRFYRSPEVILGHNYNMAIDMWSLGCILAELYTGYPLFPGESEVEQIACIMEVLGMPPNDFVQSASRRKLFFDSKGNPRNITNSKGKKRRPNSKELSDALKTNDVLFLDFIKRCLTWDPTKRMTPDEALQHAWILEGNFNKVRPRTRPTVKKASDSSSSSERQTNGKPENVSSGSNTADKLKRDSSETGATERLRPIGASAEEEVCENTSQQGGGERPVHIIIKPQEEVGTERKDSQEPSQCLPPIM; encoded by the exons atgtTGCCAGAAATAAACAACAAG ACGTCACGACCGGAGGCTTTCCCTCACCCGCACAGACTCCCAGCAGAGGGAAACAGGATTGGAACAAACCGACCCTGCTCACAG AAGTTCAGCTCTGGTGTCGGGACTTTGCCTCAGCTGGAGCCACCGGTGGTCCAGGTCGTGGTCAGCAATGCCAAAAACCAGCACCAGCAGTCGGACAACATCCTGCCCCAAATTGCCAACAAAGGGGGTCAAAACAACTTTCAGTCAAACTCG GATGAGAGGCCGAAGCCCACCCAGCCATTCACCACGCGATTTGGCACACCAATGGACAAAGTGCCATTCTCTCGCAATAGCAAGATCGTCGGCAACAAAGTCGAGAAGGAGAAGGCATATGAGGGTCAGAGGTTACCCATGACACCCACAG AAGCACTGAAGAACTTCCAGGACCGGCTGACAGGGTTTGAGCAGGAGGAAATCATGGACTACTCAGAGATCTGGTTCATGGGTCTGGGCTGTCAGAAAATCGAAGGTTGCCAAGGAACTCCACAAAACTCTGGATATGACGACGAGCACGGAAGCTACATCAGG GTGCTGCACGACCACATAGGCTACAGGTTCGAGGTGCTTGAAGTGATTGGGAAAGGCTCCTTTGGGCAGGTCCTAAAATGTCTGGAccacaaaaacaatgaactCGTCGCCATCAAGATGATACGCAACAAGAAGAG GTTTCATCATCAGGCCCTTGTTGAGCTGAAGATCCTGGATGTAATAAAGCGGAAAGACAAGGACAACCTTCACAACGTCATCCACATGAAGGAGTACTTTTACTTCCGAAACCACCTCTGCATCTCCTTTGAGCTCCTGGG gGTCAACTTGTATGAgctcatcaaaaaaaacaacttccagGGCTTCAGCCTCGCACTCATTCGTCGCTTTGCCCACGCTCTCCTCAGGTGCCTGCAGATGCTGCACAGGGAGAAGATCATCCACTGTGACCTCAAACCG GAGAACATCCTTCTGTCTCAGAGAGGACCGGGGAACATCAAGGTAGTGGACTTTGGGTCGAGCTGTTATGAACAACAAAGAG TGTACACCTACATCCAGAGCCGCTTCTACCGCTCCCCAGAGGTCATCCTGGGTCACAACTACAACATGGCCATCGACATGTGGAGTCTGGGCTGCATCCTCGCTGAGCTCTACACGGGCTACCCGCTCTTTCCGGGAGAGAGTGAAGTGGAACAGATCGCTTGTATAATGGAg GTTCTTGGAATGCCTCCGAATGACTTTGTTCAGTCAGCATCGAGGAGGAAGTTGTTCTTTG ACTCCAAAGGAAACCCTAGGAACATCACAAACAGCAAGGGGAAGAAGAGAAGGCCAAACTCCAAGGAGCTGTCGGACGCTTTGAAAACGAATGATGTTTTATTCTTAGATTTCATCAAACGGTGCCTCAC TTGGGACCCGACCAAGCGTATGACTCCCGACGAGGCGCTACAGCACGCCTGGATCCTGGAGGGGAATTTCAACAAAGTCCGGCCAAGAACCAGGCCGACAGTGAAGAAGGCCTCTGACAGTTCCAGCAGCTCAGAAAGACAAACTAATGGCAAGCCTG AGAACGTCAGCTCAGGGAGCAACACTGCAGACAAGCTGAAGAGAGACAGCTCGGAGACAGGAGCGACCGAACGTCTGCGGCCCATTGGCGcttcagcagaggaggaggtgtgtgaaAACACCTCACAGCAAGGAGGCGGTGAGCGGCCTGTTCATATCATCATCAAACCTCAGGAGGAAGTGggcacagagagaaaagacagcCAGGAACCGTCTCAGTGTTTGCCACCTATCATGTAA